One part of the uncultured Celeribacter sp. genome encodes these proteins:
- the ilvD gene encoding dihydroxy-acid dehydratase codes for MPHYRSRRSTHGRNMAGARGLWRATGMKDGDFGKPIIAVVNSFTQFVPGHVHLKDLGQMVAREIENAGGVAKEFNTIAVDDGIAMGHDGMLYSLPSREVIADSVEYMVNAHCADAMVCISNCDKITPGMMMAAMRLNIPVVFVSGGPMEAGKVKIDDLERSVDLIDAMIAAADDQYTDEQVNEFEQNACPTCGSCSGMFTANSMNCLAEALGLALPGNGSTLATHADRKKLFLEAGRRIVDITKRHYEGEEKGLLPREIATFEAFENAMSLDIAMGGSTNTVLHLLAIAHEGEVDFTMQDIDRLSRKVPCLCKVAPNIHNVHMEDVHRAGGIFGILGEMYRGGLLNGDVPTIHSDTMAQAIAKWDITVANDPEVNSFFRAAPGGVRTTQAFSTDNRYKSLDTDRDAGVIRNVENAFSKDGGLAVLFGNIAERGCIVKTAGVDESILTFSGPAHVFESQDDAVEGILTRKVQAGEVVIIRYEGPQGGPGMQEMLYPTSYLKSKGLGKKCALLTDGRFSGGTSGLSIGHASPEAAEGGLIGLVETGDLVEIDIPNRSINLKVDDATLAARREAKGPLPWKPAASRTRAVSTALKAYAMFASSADKGGVRILPDSAK; via the coding sequence ATGCCCCATTACAGATCCCGCCGTTCCACCCATGGCCGGAATATGGCCGGTGCCCGCGGCCTTTGGCGCGCGACCGGCATGAAGGACGGAGATTTTGGCAAACCGATTATCGCGGTGGTCAACTCCTTCACCCAGTTCGTGCCCGGCCATGTCCACCTGAAGGACCTCGGTCAGATGGTGGCACGTGAGATCGAAAACGCGGGCGGCGTGGCGAAAGAGTTCAACACCATCGCCGTGGATGACGGCATCGCCATGGGCCATGACGGCATGCTCTATTCGCTGCCCTCGCGCGAAGTGATCGCGGATTCGGTGGAATATATGGTCAACGCCCATTGCGCCGACGCCATGGTCTGCATTTCCAACTGTGACAAGATCACCCCCGGCATGATGATGGCCGCCATGCGCCTCAACATCCCCGTTGTGTTTGTCTCCGGCGGTCCGATGGAAGCCGGCAAGGTCAAAATCGACGATCTGGAACGCTCCGTCGACCTGATCGACGCGATGATCGCGGCTGCAGACGACCAATATACCGATGAACAGGTCAACGAATTCGAGCAGAACGCCTGCCCGACCTGCGGGTCCTGCTCGGGCATGTTCACTGCGAACTCGATGAACTGTCTGGCCGAAGCCCTTGGGCTGGCGCTGCCGGGCAACGGCTCGACGCTGGCCACCCATGCAGATCGCAAGAAGCTGTTCCTCGAAGCCGGGCGCCGGATCGTCGACATCACCAAGCGCCACTACGAGGGCGAAGAAAAAGGCCTGCTGCCGCGCGAGATCGCGACGTTCGAAGCCTTTGAAAATGCCATGTCGCTGGACATCGCCATGGGTGGGTCGACCAACACCGTGCTGCATCTTCTGGCCATTGCCCATGAGGGCGAAGTGGATTTCACCATGCAGGACATCGACCGCCTGTCGCGCAAAGTGCCCTGCCTGTGCAAGGTCGCGCCGAATATCCACAACGTCCATATGGAAGACGTGCACCGCGCAGGCGGTATCTTCGGCATTCTCGGCGAGATGTATCGCGGCGGCCTGCTGAACGGCGATGTGCCGACCATTCATTCGGACACCATGGCGCAAGCGATTGCAAAATGGGACATCACCGTGGCCAACGATCCCGAGGTGAACAGCTTCTTCCGCGCGGCCCCCGGCGGGGTACGTACCACCCAGGCGTTTTCCACGGACAACCGGTACAAGAGCCTCGACACAGACCGCGACGCAGGCGTGATTCGCAATGTCGAAAACGCATTTTCAAAAGATGGCGGTCTGGCCGTGCTCTTTGGCAATATCGCCGAACGCGGCTGCATCGTTAAAACCGCCGGTGTGGATGAAAGCATCCTGACCTTCTCCGGCCCGGCGCATGTTTTTGAATCCCAGGACGATGCTGTGGAAGGCATCCTGACCCGTAAGGTTCAGGCCGGTGAGGTGGTGATCATCCGCTACGAAGGACCGCAGGGCGGGCCCGGCATGCAGGAAATGCTCTACCCGACCTCCTATCTGAAATCCAAAGGTCTGGGCAAGAAATGCGCTCTGCTGACCGACGGGCGGTTCTCCGGCGGCACCTCGGGCCTGTCGATTGGACATGCCTCGCCGGAAGCAGCCGAAGGCGGGCTGATCGGGCTGGTGGAAACCGGTGATCTGGTCGAAATCGACATCCCGAACCGGTCGATCAATCTCAAGGTCGACGACGCCACGCTGGCTGCACGCCGCGAGGCCAAAGGCCCGCTGCCATGGAAACCGGCAGCCTCACGCACACGCGCCGTTTCCACGGCGCTCAAGGCCTATGCGATGTTCGCCTCTTCGGCGGACAAGGGCGGAGTGCGCATTCTGCCGGACAGCGCCAAATAA
- a CDS encoding META domain-containing protein, translating into MRKLWLAATAALAAAPLWAENAPDAEEVNYPLFGFSSEIHCSDAHLRIGYAGERALLTVAGRSIALTQAITASGAKYEDRESDSFVWSKGETAQVQLDGVDLGECSMPMPDIPPHWVGRGNEPGWRLDVTDHRLDATLNYGEEHRETTLPEARLVSDALRYDMPDIGLAVSVTPVLCHDDMSGRPYPEQVVLELDGQILRGCGGDTMDLLAGQAWQLRDLAEGPEIGDVDVTLLIDPEGRIAGTSGCNRYFGPLEITGEGGLNIGPLAVTRRMCAAPEMAVEQAFLTALSGAERFDLSPEGALQILQGDRVVITAAPSR; encoded by the coding sequence ATGCGAAAACTTTGGCTGGCTGCTACGGCGGCCTTGGCGGCGGCGCCGCTATGGGCCGAGAATGCCCCGGACGCGGAAGAGGTCAACTATCCGCTGTTCGGGTTTTCCAGTGAGATTCACTGTTCGGACGCACATTTGCGGATCGGCTACGCGGGAGAGCGCGCTTTGCTGACAGTCGCCGGGCGTTCCATTGCCCTGACCCAGGCAATCACCGCTTCGGGGGCGAAATACGAAGACAGAGAAAGCGACAGCTTTGTCTGGAGCAAGGGTGAGACCGCGCAGGTTCAACTGGATGGGGTGGATCTGGGGGAGTGCTCCATGCCGATGCCGGATATCCCGCCACATTGGGTCGGGCGCGGCAATGAACCGGGCTGGCGCCTTGATGTTACCGATCACCGGTTGGACGCCACGCTCAACTATGGCGAGGAGCATCGCGAAACGACCCTGCCGGAGGCAAGGCTGGTGAGCGATGCTTTGCGCTACGACATGCCCGATATCGGCTTGGCGGTCAGCGTGACGCCTGTTCTGTGTCATGACGATATGTCTGGGCGTCCCTATCCCGAACAGGTGGTTCTGGAGCTGGACGGGCAGATCCTGCGGGGATGTGGTGGCGATACGATGGATCTTTTGGCCGGACAGGCATGGCAGCTGCGCGACTTGGCGGAGGGGCCGGAGATTGGCGATGTTGATGTTACGCTCCTGATCGATCCCGAGGGGCGGATCGCAGGGACTTCTGGCTGTAACCGCTATTTTGGTCCTTTGGAGATTACCGGCGAAGGCGGGCTGAACATCGGCCCTCTGGCCGTCACACGGCGTATGTGTGCGGCCCCCGAGATGGCGGTAGAGCAGGCATTTTTGACAGCTTTGTCAGGGGCAGAGCGGTTCGATCTGTCACCGGAGGGCGCGTTGCAGATCCTGCAGGGGGATCGCGTGGTGATCACCGCCGCTCCCAGCCGGTGA
- the dapF gene encoding diaminopimelate epimerase, producing MQPSLTPSRLPFLKMHGLGNDFVILDSRSRSAVVTPALAQAIGDRHRGVGFDQLAEIRSSDAADIDLDFWNSDGSRAGACGNATRCVARLMLDELGRDEITIRTERGLLVARNSGDEVSVNMGHPQLMWDEVPLAKPVDTKYLPIEGEPVAVGMGNPHAVFFVDNAEDTDVAGWGAKVEHDPLFPQRTNVEFAEIRSRDEIRMRVWERGTGITLACGSGACATAVAASLRGLTDKKVRMEVDGGWLTLDWRDDGVWMTGPTQLVFKAEFDTSFLERI from the coding sequence ATGCAACCGTCCCTGACACCTTCCCGCCTGCCGTTTTTGAAAATGCACGGATTGGGCAATGACTTCGTGATTCTCGATTCGCGGAGCCGTTCTGCCGTCGTCACACCCGCTTTGGCGCAGGCCATCGGCGATCGCCATCGCGGTGTGGGGTTTGACCAGCTCGCGGAAATCCGGTCGTCGGATGCCGCCGACATTGATCTGGACTTCTGGAATTCCGATGGCAGCCGGGCCGGCGCCTGTGGCAATGCCACCCGCTGCGTCGCGCGCCTGATGCTGGACGAACTGGGGCGGGACGAAATCACTATCCGCACCGAACGCGGCCTTTTGGTCGCGCGCAACAGCGGCGATGAGGTATCCGTCAATATGGGCCACCCGCAGCTGATGTGGGATGAGGTGCCTCTGGCAAAACCAGTGGACACCAAATACCTCCCGATTGAGGGCGAACCCGTTGCAGTCGGCATGGGCAATCCTCATGCCGTGTTCTTTGTCGACAATGCCGAAGATACGGATGTCGCGGGTTGGGGGGCCAAAGTCGAACATGACCCGCTGTTTCCGCAGCGCACCAATGTGGAGTTCGCTGAAATCCGGTCGCGGGACGAAATTCGCATGCGCGTCTGGGAACGTGGCACTGGCATCACGCTGGCCTGCGGATCTGGCGCCTGCGCCACGGCGGTTGCCGCCTCTCTGCGCGGGCTGACCGATAAGAAAGTGCGGATGGAGGTCGATGGCGGCTGGCTGACACTGGACTGGCGCGACGATGGCGTCTGGATGACCGGCCCAACCCAGCTTGTGTTCAAGGCAGAATTCGACACGTCGTTTCTGGAGCGCATCTGA
- the mtaB gene encoding tRNA (N(6)-L-threonylcarbamoyladenosine(37)-C(2))-methylthiotransferase MtaB produces the protein MSANPPIFATLGCRLNAYETEAMKELAEANGVENAVVVNTCAVTAEAVRKARQEIRKLRRENPNAKIIVTGCAAQTEPETFSAMGEVDLVIGNTEKMAPETWQSMGPDFIGDSERVQVNDIMSVTETAGHLIDGFGRHRAYVQVQNGCDHRCTFCIIPYGRGNSRSVPAGVVVDQIKRLVDKGFNEVVLTGVDLTSWGADLPATPRLGDLVMRILKLVPDLPRLRISSIDSIEADDMLMQAIATEPRLMPHLHLSLQHGDDLILKRMARRHLRDDAISFCEEARKLRPEMTFGADIIAGFPTETEAHFENSLKLVTECDLTWLHVFPYSKREGTPAAKIPRQVNGKVIKDRAARLRAAGDAQVEKHLRAQIGRHHMVLTENPHMGRTEQFTEVHFDQLQPEGALLSVEIAGIQGTQLRA, from the coding sequence ATGTCCGCCAATCCACCTATTTTCGCGACGCTCGGCTGTCGCCTCAACGCCTATGAAACCGAGGCGATGAAGGAACTGGCCGAGGCCAACGGTGTCGAAAATGCCGTGGTGGTCAACACCTGCGCAGTTACGGCAGAAGCAGTGCGCAAGGCCCGGCAGGAAATCCGCAAACTGCGGCGCGAGAATCCCAACGCCAAGATCATCGTCACCGGCTGTGCGGCACAGACCGAACCCGAGACGTTTTCCGCCATGGGTGAGGTCGATCTGGTGATCGGAAACACCGAAAAAATGGCGCCGGAAACATGGCAGTCCATGGGACCCGATTTCATTGGCGACAGCGAACGCGTTCAGGTTAACGATATCATGTCGGTGACAGAGACCGCAGGGCATCTGATCGACGGATTCGGCCGGCACCGGGCCTATGTTCAGGTCCAGAACGGCTGCGATCACCGCTGCACCTTCTGCATTATTCCCTATGGCCGGGGCAATTCGCGCTCTGTGCCCGCCGGCGTCGTGGTCGATCAGATCAAACGACTGGTAGACAAGGGATTTAACGAGGTTGTACTGACCGGCGTCGATCTGACCAGCTGGGGCGCGGATCTGCCCGCGACCCCTCGGTTGGGCGATCTGGTGATGCGCATTCTGAAACTGGTGCCCGACCTGCCGCGGCTGCGGATCAGCTCGATCGATTCGATCGAAGCCGATGATATGCTGATGCAGGCGATTGCGACAGAACCGCGGCTGATGCCGCATTTGCACCTGTCCCTGCAGCATGGTGACGATCTGATCCTGAAACGGATGGCGCGGCGCCATTTGCGTGACGATGCGATTAGTTTCTGTGAAGAGGCCCGCAAGCTGCGTCCGGAGATGACATTTGGTGCGGATATCATCGCTGGCTTCCCAACCGAGACTGAGGCCCATTTCGAAAACTCGCTGAAACTGGTGACGGAATGCGACCTGACGTGGCTGCATGTCTTCCCCTACTCCAAACGCGAGGGCACACCGGCGGCGAAAATCCCGCGTCAGGTCAATGGCAAGGTGATCAAGGACCGGGCCGCGCGGTTGCGGGCCGCGGGCGACGCACAAGTTGAAAAGCACCTGCGCGCGCAGATCGGGCGCCACCACATGGTTCTGACGGAAAACCCGCATATGGGGCGCACCGAACAGTTCACCGAAGTGCATTTCGACCAGCTACAACCCGAAGGCGCGCTGCTGTCGGTCGAGATCGCCGGTATTCAGGGCACGCAACTGCGGGCATGA
- a CDS encoding glutathione S-transferase, giving the protein MKPILYSFRRCPYAMRARLALQSASCQVELREILLRDKPQPMLAVSPKGTVPVLITDEGVIEESRDIMEWALSRNDPERLCDMPAAGNDWIARIEGPFKTALDRYKYATRYEDADPEAERDAAAEVLWQVDAALSQQDWLFGDCPKLADLATITFVRQFAMVDRDWFDAQEWIGVQNWLDRFLSSERFQSIMKKYPVWTEDSPPVLFP; this is encoded by the coding sequence ATGAAACCCATTCTCTATTCCTTCCGCCGGTGCCCCTATGCAATGCGGGCGCGGCTGGCCCTGCAAAGCGCCAGCTGTCAGGTCGAACTGCGTGAGATTCTGCTGCGTGACAAACCTCAGCCCATGCTGGCGGTCTCTCCCAAGGGTACGGTCCCGGTTCTGATCACCGATGAGGGCGTGATTGAGGAAAGTCGCGACATCATGGAGTGGGCTCTGTCCCGCAATGACCCTGAGAGGCTTTGTGACATGCCCGCTGCCGGGAACGACTGGATTGCCCGGATCGAAGGCCCCTTCAAGACCGCACTGGATCGCTACAAATACGCTACGCGCTATGAGGATGCCGACCCAGAGGCCGAACGCGACGCCGCCGCTGAGGTTCTGTGGCAAGTGGATGCGGCGCTTTCACAGCAAGACTGGCTCTTTGGAGACTGCCCGAAACTGGCCGACTTGGCCACAATCACCTTTGTGCGGCAATTTGCCATGGTTGATCGCGACTGGTTCGATGCACAGGAATGGATCGGTGTTCAGAACTGGCTGGATCGCTTCCTGTCCTCGGAACGCTTTCAAAGCATTATGAAAAAATATCCTGTGTGGACAGAAGATAGCCCGCCCGTGTTGTTTCCTTAG
- the petA gene encoding ubiquinol-cytochrome c reductase iron-sulfur subunit codes for MSHVDEHEGTRRDFLYYATGGAGAVAVGAAVWPLVNQMNPSADVQALSSIRVDISAVEVGTQLTVKWRGKPVFIRRRTQEEIDAARAVPLEDLVDRNAENDNIAGDAEATDENRTLDENGEWLVMMGVCTHLGCVPLGDGSGDFGGWFCPCHGSHYDTAGRIRKGPAPRNLDIPVAAFDGDTEIVLG; via the coding sequence GTGTCCCACGTAGACGAACACGAAGGCACCCGCCGCGATTTCCTGTACTACGCCACTGGTGGCGCTGGTGCAGTCGCCGTTGGCGCCGCTGTCTGGCCGCTGGTCAATCAAATGAATCCTTCCGCTGACGTACAGGCGCTCAGCTCGATCCGCGTTGACATCAGCGCCGTCGAGGTTGGCACGCAGCTGACGGTCAAATGGCGCGGTAAGCCCGTGTTCATTCGCCGCCGGACGCAAGAAGAAATCGACGCCGCGCGCGCGGTCCCGCTTGAGGACCTCGTGGACCGCAATGCGGAAAACGACAACATCGCCGGCGATGCTGAGGCCACCGACGAAAACCGGACCCTGGATGAAAACGGCGAATGGCTGGTGATGATGGGCGTTTGCACCCACCTCGGTTGTGTGCCGCTCGGCGATGGCTCTGGCGATTTCGGCGGCTGGTTCTGCCCGTGCCACGGGTCGCATTACGACACCGCAGGCCGTATCCGCAAAGGCCCGGCACCGCGCAACCTCGATATTCCTGTGGCAGCCTTCGACGGCGACACTGAAATCGTTCTGGGCTGA
- the petB gene encoding cytochrome b — protein MSGIPHDHYEPKTALTKGVEKRLPIIGLIYDTLMIPTPKNLNWMWIWGIVLAFCLALQIVTGIVLVMHYTPHVDLAFASVEHIMRDVNGGHMLRYLHANGASLFFFAVYLHIFRGLYYGSYKAPREITWIIGMIIYLLMMATGFMGYVLPWGQMSFWGATVITGLFGAIPFIGEPIQTWLLGGPAVDNATLNRFFSLHYLLPFVIAGLVIVHIWAFHNTGNNNPTGVEVRRTSKAEAEKDTLPFWPYFVIKDLFALGVVLIAFFAIVGFMPNYLGHPDNYIEANPLATPAHIVPEWYFLPFYAILRAFTADVWAVQAVSFITGGIVDAKFFGVLAMFGAIIAMALVPWLDTSSVRSGKYRPMFKWWFLLLAIDFVVLMWVGAMPTDGIYPYISLIGATYWFAYFFVILPLLGVLEKPAPLPTSIEEDFASHYPGAAE, from the coding sequence ATGTCTGGTATTCCGCACGACCATTATGAACCTAAGACGGCCTTGACCAAAGGCGTCGAGAAACGGCTCCCGATCATCGGCCTGATTTACGACACGCTGATGATCCCCACGCCCAAAAACCTGAACTGGATGTGGATCTGGGGCATTGTCCTGGCCTTCTGCCTCGCGCTTCAGATCGTCACCGGCATCGTTCTGGTGATGCACTACACCCCGCATGTCGATTTGGCCTTTGCCTCGGTCGAACACATCATGCGTGACGTGAACGGTGGCCATATGCTGCGTTACCTGCATGCCAACGGCGCCTCGCTGTTCTTCTTTGCCGTCTACCTGCACATCTTCCGCGGCCTCTACTACGGCTCCTACAAAGCCCCGCGCGAGATCACATGGATTATCGGTATGATCATCTACCTCCTGATGATGGCGACCGGCTTCATGGGCTACGTTCTGCCTTGGGGTCAGATGTCCTTCTGGGGCGCGACCGTGATCACCGGCCTCTTCGGCGCGATCCCGTTCATCGGCGAACCGATCCAGACCTGGCTTCTGGGCGGACCGGCCGTGGACAACGCCACGCTGAACCGATTCTTCTCGCTGCACTATCTGCTGCCCTTCGTGATCGCAGGTCTTGTGATCGTCCACATCTGGGCCTTCCACAACACCGGCAACAACAACCCCACGGGTGTTGAAGTGCGCCGCACCTCGAAAGCGGAAGCCGAAAAAGACACTCTGCCGTTCTGGCCGTATTTCGTGATCAAAGACCTCTTCGCCCTTGGCGTGGTCCTGATCGCCTTCTTCGCAATTGTCGGCTTTATGCCGAACTACCTTGGCCACCCGGACAACTACATTGAAGCCAACCCGCTGGCGACCCCCGCGCACATCGTGCCGGAATGGTACTTCCTGCCGTTCTACGCGATCCTGCGGGCCTTCACGGCAGACGTCTGGGCGGTGCAGGCCGTGTCCTTCATCACCGGCGGCATCGTCGATGCCAAGTTCTTCGGTGTGCTGGCCATGTTCGGCGCCATCATCGCCATGGCGCTCGTGCCGTGGCTCGACACATCGAGCGTGCGCTCCGGCAAATACCGCCCGATGTTCAAATGGTGGTTCCTGCTGCTGGCCATCGACTTCGTGGTCCTGATGTGGGTGGGCGCAATGCCGACCGACGGGATCTACCCCTACATCTCGCTGATCGGCGCAACCTACTGGTTCGCATATTTCTTCGTGATCCTGCCGCTTCTGGGCGTGCTGGAAAAACCGGCGCCACTGCCGACCTCGATCGAAGAAGACTTTGCCTCCCATTACCCGGGCGCAGCCGAGTGA
- a CDS encoding cytochrome c1, translating into MIKKLTLSALTALGLTATAAMAAGEGGHIHDVDFSFEGPFGKYDQMQLQRGLQIYTEVCSACHGMKFVPIRTLADEGGPALPEDQVRAYASQFPVNDEASNMHLFDYDEGAARPLTENDHFPANESQSAPDLSLMAKARAGFHGPAGTGINQFFKGIGGPEYIVAILTGYTGEEKVEAGTTYYENTAFSTGWIAMAPPLYGEDVEFADGHSNELHHEAEDVAAFLMWTAEPKMMARKKAGFIAVTFLVILTSLLYLTNKKLWAPHKGKKTSL; encoded by the coding sequence ATGATCAAGAAACTTACCCTCTCCGCCCTCACCGCTCTGGGCCTGACCGCAACCGCTGCAATGGCGGCTGGCGAAGGTGGGCATATCCATGACGTGGACTTCTCTTTCGAAGGCCCGTTCGGCAAATACGACCAGATGCAGCTGCAACGCGGCCTGCAGATCTACACCGAGGTCTGCTCTGCCTGTCACGGCATGAAATTCGTGCCGATCCGCACGCTGGCCGATGAAGGTGGCCCGGCGCTTCCCGAAGATCAGGTGCGCGCCTATGCGTCCCAGTTCCCGGTGAACGACGAAGCCTCCAACATGCATCTCTTCGACTACGACGAAGGGGCTGCGCGTCCGCTGACCGAGAATGACCATTTCCCGGCCAACGAATCGCAAAGCGCACCGGATCTGTCGCTGATGGCGAAAGCGCGTGCGGGCTTCCATGGCCCGGCGGGCACCGGCATCAACCAGTTCTTCAAAGGCATCGGCGGTCCCGAGTATATCGTCGCCATCCTGACCGGTTACACCGGCGAGGAGAAAGTCGAAGCGGGCACCACCTATTACGAGAACACTGCGTTCTCGACGGGCTGGATCGCCATGGCTCCGCCGCTTTACGGTGAGGACGTCGAATTTGCCGACGGTCACTCCAATGAGTTGCACCATGAGGCCGAAGACGTTGCGGCCTTCCTGATGTGGACCGCGGAACCCAAGATGATGGCCCGCAAAAAAGCTGGCTTCATCGCGGTGACCTTCCTCGTCATCCTGACGTCGCTTCTCTACCTGACGAACAAGAAACTTTGGGCCCCGCATAAGGGCAAGAAAACCTCTCTGTAA
- a CDS encoding ATP-binding cassette domain-containing protein, with translation MLEFRNIRLTQGDFTLSASFSVPQGAKVAVIGPSGAGKSTLLSLIGGFDTPDAGEITWQGQSFGRQAPFERPIAHLFQDNNLFAHMTVRDNVGLGIRPGLRLTSPEADRVQAALGAVGLEGMGSRRPAQLSGGQQSRVALARVLVQEKPLILLDEPFSALGPAMRGEMIELAKEVSSRLKATMLMVTHDIADVDRFADLVIWVEDGQCQPPRPWAEMKADPPTGLRAYIGS, from the coding sequence GTGCTTGAGTTCAGAAACATCCGCCTGACACAGGGTGATTTCACCCTGTCTGCATCTTTCAGCGTGCCGCAGGGCGCAAAAGTTGCGGTGATCGGTCCATCAGGGGCGGGGAAATCCACCTTGTTGTCGTTGATCGGTGGCTTTGACACCCCGGACGCTGGCGAAATCACATGGCAGGGGCAGAGCTTTGGCCGCCAAGCGCCATTTGAACGCCCTATTGCTCATCTGTTTCAGGACAACAATCTGTTCGCTCATATGACCGTGCGGGACAATGTCGGGTTGGGGATTCGTCCCGGGTTGCGTTTGACGTCGCCGGAAGCAGACCGGGTGCAGGCGGCGCTGGGTGCGGTGGGCCTGGAAGGCATGGGCAGCCGCCGTCCTGCGCAGCTCTCTGGCGGGCAACAGAGCCGTGTGGCGCTCGCGCGGGTGTTGGTGCAGGAAAAGCCACTGATCCTGCTGGACGAGCCGTTTTCGGCCCTTGGGCCTGCGATGCGCGGCGAAATGATTGAACTGGCCAAAGAGGTTAGCAGCCGCTTGAAGGCGACCATGCTGATGGTGACCCATGACATTGCCGATGTGGATCGCTTTGCCGATCTGGTGATCTGGGTGGAAGACGGGCAATGCCAGCCGCCACGGCCCTGGGCCGAGATGAAAGCAGATCCCCCGACGGGGTTGCGCGCCTATATCGGTAGCTGA
- a CDS encoding thiamine/thiamine pyrophosphate ABC transporter permease ThiP: protein MAQRVFAISRRMPFWPGLGAAVLVVFMSLGTLGAVALRADSFSVLTHFDWLAVRFTVVQALVSALLSVALAIPAARALARRRFWGRGLLITLLGAPFILPVIVAILGLTAVFGRSGLVSIVISWAGLEPFSIYGFHGVVLAHVFFNLPLATRLLLQGWGAIPSEKFRLAAALHFAPGAMFRHLEVPMLREVVPGALTVIFLICTTSFAVALTFGGGPRATTVELAIYEAFRYDFNLGKAALLALIQVAICLVAALVSLKVSVPQFSAGGLGRVVQRFDTRDPLSRGLDLFWITAVSLFLLAPLGAVVLRGGAGLLDLPLSVWTAAGRSLVTALGSAVLAVVLSLSLALSAQTWRGLEAIGMMSIAASPLVMGTGLYILMFAITDPASWALLVTAVVNAVMSMPFILRAMSPALSSAEQDTGRLADSLGLTGWTRLRLVTLPRLRAPIGFSAGLAAALSMGDLGVITLFARPEAATLPLQIYRLMGSYRMDQAMGAALLLLLLSLALFYLFDLWGRRRA from the coding sequence ATGGCGCAGCGCGTTTTCGCAATAAGCCGACGCATGCCCTTCTGGCCGGGGCTCGGCGCGGCGGTTCTCGTCGTGTTCATGAGCCTCGGCACGCTGGGCGCAGTGGCCTTGCGGGCGGATAGCTTTTCCGTCCTGACCCACTTTGACTGGCTCGCCGTGCGCTTCACGGTCGTGCAGGCGCTTGTGTCTGCGCTGCTGTCCGTCGCACTGGCCATCCCGGCGGCGCGGGCGCTGGCGCGGCGGCGTTTTTGGGGGCGCGGGCTGCTGATCACACTGCTGGGGGCGCCGTTCATCCTGCCGGTGATTGTCGCCATTTTGGGGTTGACGGCGGTTTTCGGGCGCAGCGGTCTGGTGTCGATTGTTATAAGTTGGGCTGGATTAGAGCCTTTTTCCATATATGGATTTCACGGTGTCGTGCTGGCGCATGTCTTTTTCAACCTGCCGCTGGCCACGCGGCTGCTGTTGCAGGGGTGGGGAGCGATTCCCTCTGAAAAATTCCGTCTGGCCGCTGCGCTGCACTTCGCGCCCGGTGCAATGTTTCGGCACCTTGAGGTGCCGATGCTGCGAGAGGTCGTGCCGGGTGCGCTGACGGTCATCTTCCTGATCTGTACGACCTCTTTCGCGGTGGCGCTGACCTTTGGCGGGGGACCACGCGCCACCACGGTCGAACTCGCGATCTACGAGGCCTTTCGCTATGATTTCAATCTGGGAAAGGCCGCGCTGCTGGCGCTGATACAGGTGGCAATCTGCCTTGTTGCTGCGCTGGTGTCTCTGAAGGTGAGCGTGCCGCAATTCAGTGCGGGCGGCTTGGGGCGTGTGGTGCAGCGCTTTGATACCCGCGATCCGCTGTCGCGGGGTCTGGATCTGTTCTGGATCACAGCCGTCAGCCTGTTTTTGCTGGCGCCGCTGGGGGCAGTTGTGCTGCGCGGCGGTGCGGGGCTGCTGGATTTGCCGTTGTCGGTCTGGACGGCGGCTGGCCGGTCGCTGGTGACTGCGCTGGGTTCTGCGGTCCTTGCGGTTGTCTTGTCGCTTTCGCTGGCGCTTTCCGCGCAGACATGGCGTGGGCTTGAGGCGATTGGCATGATGTCCATCGCCGCGTCGCCTCTTGTCATGGGGACGGGGCTTTATATCCTGATGTTTGCCATCACCGATCCGGCCAGTTGGGCGCTTTTGGTTACCGCCGTGGTGAATGCGGTGATGTCCATGCCGTTCATCTTGCGGGCGATGAGCCCCGCTTTGAGTTCTGCCGAGCAGGACACTGGGCGTCTTGCGGACAGTCTTGGGCTGACCGGCTGGACTCGTCTGCGGCTTGTAACGCTGCCACGGCTGCGCGCGCCCATCGGGTTTTCTGCCGGTCTGGCGGCTGCGCTGTCGATGGGCGATCTTGGCGTCATCACGCTGTTCGCCCGCCCCGAAGCCGCAACACTGCCATTGCAGATCTATCGCTTGATGGGTTCCTATCGTATGGACCAGGCCATGGGCGCCGCTCTGTTGCTGTTGCTGCTGAGTTTGGCTCTGTTTTACCTCTTCGATCTTTGGGGGCGTCGCCGTGCTTGA